The following coding sequences lie in one Maylandia zebra isolate NMK-2024a linkage group LG14, Mzebra_GT3a, whole genome shotgun sequence genomic window:
- the LOC112435873 gene encoding sterile alpha motif domain-containing protein 3-like, producing MSHQTKLRIVLQDHDIRKLDLPHGLPGTVGDLESIVRETFGLQGNFTLHYKDADFGEEYFSLTSTSDIKDKDTIKVVNIVEPPTFTLNLTEVNTSFESESETSIYSSATSVSTSVTAVGPPQSSCSSGSQDTLILSSPEHGIQRSQRWPAEFPVPRFAYDTELLLASGNEAFKKDGIPLNFTSILPDILERLAESVFQYVAYPTSAQFVDVAEALIQKHPCLKEPGSYNGCYGWQQRLKYKMGNYRTKLRGLGCPELDVNSLRKKRLHEKAPAKNVKKPKKSEVNYLPPHPQGETEESLEYGRVELLSEVRKRDNCQIISDKMAKTFSIRRQEVVNQAPKINDLKERWPALFDAVQINQEFRRITTVNLETTFMAKLDQYSQKIMSLLSSRGGAAKMRIRRIQNMLLEDDSVERRREVAIRGLVVYLREKEEDLFKEQDGGGDITNEVMKIVTRGATTSDPASARIILEGTEVLADLDVPRACALLMGLIYALNLSYPKELKNTFEVFQKIFLELDDLKASPKVMSLKSKLLY from the exons ATGTCTCATCAAACCAAACTTAGGATCGTTcttcaggaccatgacattcgCAAACTTGACTTACCTCATGGCCTCCCTGGGACTGTGGGTGACCTTGAGTCCATTGTAAGAGAGACATTTGGGCTTCAAGGGAATTTTACTTTGCATTACAAGGATGCTGATTTTGGAGAGGAATATTTCAGTCTTACCTCAACAAGTGACATCAAGGACAAGGACACAATAAAAGTGGTTAACATTGTTGAACCTCCCACATTTACTCTGAACTTAACTGAAGTGAACACTTCCTTTGAAAGTGAATCAGAAACCTCCATCTATAGCTCAGCAACCTCAGTCAGTACTTCAGTGACCGCCGTCGGTCCTCCCCAAAGCAGTTGCTCATCCGGATCCCAGGATACACTGATTCTATCATCACCTGAACATGGGATTCAGCGATCACAGCGGTGGCCGGCTGAATTTCCTGTACCTCGCTTTGCCTATGACACAGAGCTTTTGCTTGCCTCAGGAAATGAAGCTTTCAAGAAGGATGGAATTCCACTCAACTTTACCTCAATCCTTCCAGACATCCTTGAGAGACTGGCTGAAAGCGTCTTTCAGTATGTTGCCTACCCAACAAGCGCACAGTTTGTGGATGTTGCTGAGGCGCTGATTCAGAAGCATCCTTGCCTTAAAGAACCAGGGTCATATAATGGATGCTATGGATGGCAACAGAGACTAAAATATAAAATGGGCAACTATAGAACCAAGTTGAGAGGGCTCGGATGCCCTGAACTTGATGTGAACTCTCTCAGAAAGAAGCGACTACATGAGAAAGCACCTGCAAAGAATGTCAAAAAGCCAAAAAAGTCAGAAGTGAACTATTTACCTCCTCACCCACAAGGAGAAACGGAAGAAAGTTTGGAATATGGAAGAGTGGAGCTCCTCAGTGAAGTGAGGAAGAGGGACAACTGTCAGATCATCAGTGACAAAATGGCGAAGACATTCTCCATTCGCAGGCAGGAAGTTGTCAATCAAGCACCAAAAATCAATGACCTGAAAGAAAGATGGCCTGCTCTTTTTGATGCAGTTCAG ataAACCAAGAATTCAGAAGGATCACCACTGTTAACCTGGAGACAACATTCATGGCAAAGCTGGACCAGTACTCTCAGAAAATAATGTCCTTGCTGTCCTCAAGAGGAGGGGCTGCAAAAATGCGCATTCGGCGCATCCAGAACATGCTGCTAGag GACGATTCTGTGGAGAGAAGGCGAGAGGTCGCTATCCGTGGCTTAGTGGTGTATCTCAGGGAAAAGGAGGAGGATCTCTTCAAAGAGCAG GATGGTGGCGGCGATATTACCAATGAAGTGATGAAGATTGTAACCAGAGGTGCCACAACGTCTGATCCAGCCAGCGCACGGATCATACTTGAAGGAACAGAAGTCCTAGCAGACCTGGATGTACCCAGAGCCTGTGCCTTGCTAATGGGGCTGATATATGCACTCAACCTCAGCTACCCAAAAGAACTGAAAAACACTTTTGAAGTGTTTCAAAAGATATTCCTCGAGCTGGATGATCTGAAAGCCAGTCCTAAGGTAATGTCACTAAAAAGTAAACTGTTGTACTAA